From Bradyrhizobium manausense:
ACGGGTGGCGCGGGTTTCATTGGCTCCGCGGTCGTCCGTCATCTCCTGCGCGACACCCAAGCGCGCGTCGTCAACATCGACAAGCTGACGTATGCAGCGAACCTCGAGTCGATCCCCGACGCTCGGGCAAACCCGCGTTATGCATTCGAGAAGCAATGCATTTGCGAGGCGGCGTCGCTTCGCAAGCTGTTCGAGAAGTACCAGCCCATCGCGGTGATGAATTTGGCGGCCGAGAGCCATGTCGATCGCTCGATCGACGGTCCCGGCGAATTCATCCAGACCAACATCGTCGGCACCTTTACGCTGCTGCAGGAAGCGCTGCGGTACTGGAGGGCCCTGTCTTCTGACCGCCGTGCACAGTTCCGCTTCCTTCACATCTCCACCGACGAGGTGTTCGGGTCGCTCGGCAAGGACGGCTATTTCACCGAGACCACGTCCTATTCACCGAACTCGCCCTACTCGGCGACCAAGGCGTCGTCCGACCACCTGGTCCGCGCCTGGCGTGAGACCTATGACCTTCCGACGATGGTGACGAACTGCTCGAACAATTACGGGCCTTATCACTTTCCGGAGAAGCTCATTCCTCACATCATCATCAAGGGCCTCGCCGGAGAGCCGCTGCCGGTTTACGGCGACGGACAGAACATCCGCGACTGGCTCTACGTCGAGGACCATGCCAAAGCGCTGACACTCGTGCTCGAGCGCGGTGCGGTCGGCGAGACCTACAATGTCGGCGGACGAAACGAGCGGTCCAATCTGCACGTCGTGGAAGGCATTTGCGACCTGCTGGACGATATGTCGCCGCGCAAGGCGGGCCCGCGGCGTGGCCTGATTTCGTTCGTCTCGGACCGCCCCGGCCACGACCGCCGCTACGCCATCGATGCGTCGAAGCTCGAGCGCGAGCTCGGATGGCGCGCCGACGAGAATTTCGAAAGCGGCCTGGCCAAAACGGTTCGCTGGTTCTTCGACAATCGCGACTGGTGGCAAGCCATTCTCGATCGTGGCTATCAGCAGAAGCGCATCGGCCTCGGCTAACCGGCGGATCGACTTCGCGACGTCGTGTGCAATATTGGCTTCGCCGGTTCACTCGTGCCGGCGGCGGCTGACCACGCGACGCAAAACTCGGCTCGCGCCAACGAGCCGTGGATCGCGCAGCTCCCAATCGTCAGATCAAGGCCGGATCTCCATCCGGCTTTGCGCCATCCACGCTTTCCAGGCACCCTCGTGTTTCTCATAGAGCTCTAGCCAGCGCTGCTCATCGGCGATGGCTCCCCAACCACGACCATCGTCGGATGCAGCCTGTCGGCCCTCTGCAGACAGCTGCTCGGTGTCGAGCCGCTCGAACTCGAAGGTTTCCTCCAACGTCAGTCCGATCAGGACGCGCCGGCCCACCGTATCCACAAAATATCGACGCGGTGCGTTGTTGGACAGACTAGTCATGGCACGGCCCTACGAAGCGAGGCTCGCGCATGACGCGCGAGGGCACAGACAATCGGCACATGGCTTCGGTTGCAAATCATCAAAATGCACGCCTCGCCCTCGCGAGCGAGACACCCGGCTGGGACATGGCTGGGTCATAAGGCTGGTAGAGCGGATGGCGCACCCGGCGTCGGCGTGACCGCCACGCGCGCATCGCATAGCCGGCACCAAAGCCGGCGAGGATCGAGATCAGGATCGCAGCTACCATCATTCGGAATTCTTCCAGCTACTGAGCGCGTTGTCTTCGTGACGCGGCATTCTCATCTTCGAGTTGTGTCTACATCATGATGGACGCAGCTGATTTTCTTGTCAGACCCGGGAATTTTTGGGCAGCGCGGTGCGTTCGAACTGATCGTTCGTCAGCACGTCAACTCAGGAACCAGAGAAAAAATCTCACCAGCAACAACGCGATGAAATACACCCAGCCTGCCATAGCGATCATCGCCACGCTGAAAAATGCGCCTTCAAATGCCCGCTGTCTGACTTTCGCGAGAGGGAACGCCGCGCGCGCTTTCTGGAGCATCTCGATCTTCTGATTGGTTCGTTGTCCTGCGCGAACATAGCGGAATGAATTCGACGATCTCGTGACGACACGGCCGAGAAGAGTGCAATGCTGTTCGTCGCGATCGACACAGCGCTCGCGTGCCGCAGTTGAAGCGATTTTGGATCGAAGTTTCTTCTGTCAACTCACACGATGATCCGATCGTGATTCGATCCGCATCGATTGTGGTGGTTTTGTCGCGCGCTACTCCGATTCAAATTTTTGCGCACGGGGCGTGCGCAGCCTGACCGGAAGGAGCCCGCCATCGGGCGCGTGTTGAACCGACGCGACGATGCGTAGCCGACGTTGCCGCAACCGAGATCGAGGAGACCTCACGTCCTGGTCTTGCCGATGCGTGACGACGCCATCCTGCGCGAAGTCGGTCTGACGATTTTTTATCGACTGGATGCGGTGGCGAAAATCTTCAGCAGCGGCTGCCGATACGCAAGGATCGACCGAGATCGACGAAATTTCCGTGGTTATACGGAGTGTTACGGACCGATTTCATCGCGGTAAGGTTGAGCAGTTAGCTTAATCCGCGTTGTTTGTTGCGAAGTCTCGTCGATGGCTTATCCATCTTTGCACCGAGCCTGCCCCAAGGCCCGGCCCCACCCAAGCAAAGCCGCTGAGCGAACATGGGTCCGCTTGGCGGCTTTGTCGTTCTGTCGATGCGAAGAGGAATATTTCGGTTATGGCGCGCAAGCCCTGGTCGTTCAAGGAAGACCGCCGGCTGATGGAATTGGCCAGGTCTTCGATTTCACTGGAAGAGGCGGCGAAACAGCTCGGGCGCACGCCCGATGCCGTCAAGCGCATGGCTCTGCGTCTCGGCCTCTCGCTCCGATCGAAGGGGAACAAAAAGGGTTAACGGCCGCGTCTGCGCCGCTAACCATGCTCCGGAAGCTCGGCGCGACCAGCCCGGAAGCTCACGCATCGTGAGGACGGCCAGAAGCCGACTTAAACCTTATTTTAGCGCCCCATGGCTACTGTTCGGCTCATCTTCTCTTAACCTCCGCGGGCCGGATGAAGGCAGCACGGCCGAAACTCTCACTGGCGGCGCTCGTACTTGCGGGCATGGCTGCGTTTGCCCTTGCGGGTCACATTGCGGCGACGCGATTCATCCATGATCAGCAGGCGCGCCAACTCGACGGTCTGAC
This genomic window contains:
- the rfbB gene encoding dTDP-glucose 4,6-dehydratase, which codes for MRFEGSTIFVTGGAGFIGSAVVRHLLRDTQARVVNIDKLTYAANLESIPDARANPRYAFEKQCICEAASLRKLFEKYQPIAVMNLAAESHVDRSIDGPGEFIQTNIVGTFTLLQEALRYWRALSSDRRAQFRFLHISTDEVFGSLGKDGYFTETTSYSPNSPYSATKASSDHLVRAWRETYDLPTMVTNCSNNYGPYHFPEKLIPHIIIKGLAGEPLPVYGDGQNIRDWLYVEDHAKALTLVLERGAVGETYNVGGRNERSNLHVVEGICDLLDDMSPRKAGPRRGLISFVSDRPGHDRRYAIDASKLERELGWRADENFESGLAKTVRWFFDNRDWWQAILDRGYQQKRIGLG